In a single window of the Thermofilum uzonense genome:
- a CDS encoding MFS transporter, producing MEVRIRLLVSSFTFMVGIGAIIATLPIVLRSISTNRVEISLAVTVWGLTYLLSNIPAGFLADRIGANRIVPIAFLANVPLGFLMYFGQTALEYTLARALEGVMEALVWTSIIGLMVKNTQDTKILGVSSIYATITLGFTLGPLAANILSSFSSRAPFLLYSSCSVISFLMTASLFKLDTVKLEKVKIKVELGKKTILPLLNALTVGLIESLLIVYAPEISQETKLLSPESLVSEYYFFGLLGQVSVGALYTFILSEHYISLAFIMLGLTFIIVPGSMMFVSIALLGFINAHITSRAQAKIAENMPGVESTGAGLANFAWALGYFLGAPFYSALNPGSLAPQVAIATIVITMLIVYLVIYYLGNPHQRAKA from the coding sequence ATGGAAGTACGCATTAGATTACTAGTCTCTTCGTTCACCTTCATGGTGGGGATAGGGGCTATTATAGCCACTCTCCCAATAGTTCTTAGAAGCATATCTACTAACAGGGTAGAGATTAGCCTAGCGGTGACGGTATGGGGGCTTACTTACTTGTTGTCAAATATACCTGCGGGATTCCTGGCCGACAGGATTGGTGCTAATAGGATCGTTCCAATAGCTTTCCTAGCGAACGTTCCACTAGGTTTTCTCATGTATTTCGGTCAAACAGCGCTAGAATACACACTGGCCAGGGCTTTAGAAGGTGTAATGGAAGCCCTAGTTTGGACAAGCATTATCGGGCTTATGGTGAAAAACACGCAAGACACAAAGATACTAGGCGTAAGCTCTATTTATGCGACGATAACTTTAGGTTTCACACTTGGTCCCCTTGCAGCAAATATACTCTCAAGCTTTTCTTCTAGAGCTCCATTCTTGTTGTATTCCTCATGCTCTGTTATCTCCTTCCTGATGACTGCTTCTCTCTTTAAGCTTGACACGGTGAAGCTTGAGAAAGTTAAAATTAAGGTAGAACTAGGTAAGAAGACGATTCTCCCTTTACTGAACGCCCTAACGGTTGGGTTGATCGAGAGTCTTCTTATAGTATATGCTCCGGAGATATCCCAGGAGACAAAACTATTGAGTCCTGAGAGCTTGGTCTCAGAATACTATTTCTTTGGCCTGCTAGGACAAGTGAGTGTGGGTGCTCTTTACACATTTATACTCAGTGAGCACTACATATCTCTTGCTTTTATCATGCTAGGCCTTACCTTTATCATTGTACCGGGGAGCATGATGTTTGTGTCAATAGCTCTCCTTGGTTTCATAAACGCGCACATTACGAGCAGAGCGCAGGCGAAAATAGCTGAGAACATGCCAGGAGTCGAGTCTACTGGAGCAGGCCTAGCAAACTTTGCGTGGGCTCTAGGCTATTTTCTTGGAGCTCCCTTTTATAGTGCTTTAAATCCCGGCTCGCTTGCTCCACAAGTCGCCATTGCGACTATAGTCATAACAATGTTGATAGTGTATCTAGTTATCTATTACCTTGGTAACCCACATCAAAGGGCAAAGGCCTAG
- a CDS encoding energy-coupling factor transporter transmembrane component T family protein — protein MSVGVSLLKKTAVEADTFVQRLDGRVKFLYFLWATVIVYIFYDPYLNLIFVAVTLAMAFYARVAKPILQTLLIIVVPWIAFAVPILALPFGFPWNKTIIGYIDVFGNKYPVYLEGLGWGITWPLRIAVAISSALLFFLTTNQAKLVATLFKMKVPFKLIYMVVATFQFIPLLAKEAETILQAQVARGLRTDVGFVAKIKNYLSVVIPLTLSSLNKVQIRAITLESRGFSAPVKKTLLYEARLMKIDYIFLSLMFVSTAVLAWVYVNIGYSPIAGLSWIWGG, from the coding sequence ATGTCAGTTGGAGTGTCACTGCTAAAGAAAACCGCTGTAGAAGCCGACACATTTGTACAAAGACTGGATGGACGCGTAAAATTCCTATACTTTCTATGGGCTACGGTAATAGTCTACATTTTTTATGACCCATACCTCAACCTCATCTTTGTAGCTGTAACCCTGGCCATGGCCTTCTATGCGCGTGTAGCCAAGCCAATCCTGCAGACACTTCTAATAATAGTAGTGCCATGGATAGCCTTCGCAGTACCTATCCTTGCATTGCCTTTTGGTTTTCCATGGAATAAGACAATTATAGGATACATAGATGTATTCGGCAATAAGTACCCTGTTTACCTAGAGGGACTAGGATGGGGTATAACTTGGCCCTTAAGGATAGCTGTAGCGATATCTTCAGCCCTTCTCTTTTTCCTCACCACGAATCAGGCGAAGCTAGTTGCCACACTGTTTAAAATGAAAGTACCCTTCAAGCTAATCTACATGGTTGTCGCAACCTTCCAGTTTATCCCCCTCCTCGCAAAGGAAGCGGAAACCATCCTTCAAGCTCAGGTAGCACGAGGACTGAGAACAGATGTGGGGTTCGTTGCAAAGATCAAGAATTATCTTTCTGTAGTTATACCCTTAACTTTAAGCTCTCTAAATAAGGTTCAGATAAGAGCTATAACGCTGGAGTCTAGGGGCTTCAGTGCACCGGTGAAGAAGACTCTCCTTTATGAGGCAAGGCTGATGAAAATCGACTATATCTTCCTTTCACTTATGTTTGTCTCCACAGCAGTATTAGCCTGGGTTTACGTAAATATAGGATATTCTCCTATAGCTGGCTTAAGCTGGATATGGGGTGGTTGA
- a CDS encoding energy-coupling factor ABC transporter ATP-binding protein, whose product MSIIIETKDLWFRYPGIDTWALKGINLTINTGELIAIIGQNGGGKSTLAKNLNGLLKPTKGVVLVEGLDTKTTPSHEIVKRVGYVFQNPSHQIFESNVFQEVAYGPRNLGLSEEEVKDRVRWALSLVGLEGYEDHNPYDLDYGKMKLLTVASVLSMKPKVLVLDEPTTGQDHAGRHLLASLVKKLNREGFTIAIITHDMRFVAEVAPRTVLIADGQKILDGPTREVLYTVDVLKKAAIKPPQIVQLSLALREHGFSFSSLTLQEMLDEMRKLIKNP is encoded by the coding sequence ATGAGCATCATAATTGAGACAAAAGATCTATGGTTCAGGTATCCTGGAATAGACACCTGGGCTCTTAAGGGCATAAACCTCACTATTAACACCGGTGAATTGATCGCGATTATAGGGCAAAACGGTGGAGGAAAGTCGACATTAGCAAAGAATCTTAACGGTCTTTTGAAGCCCACCAAAGGAGTTGTACTCGTTGAGGGGCTTGATACTAAAACCACGCCTTCGCACGAGATCGTCAAGCGGGTAGGATACGTTTTCCAGAACCCATCTCACCAGATATTTGAGAGCAATGTCTTTCAAGAAGTGGCTTACGGCCCTAGAAATCTAGGCCTTTCAGAGGAGGAGGTCAAGGATCGAGTACGCTGGGCACTTAGCCTTGTGGGACTTGAGGGTTATGAGGATCATAACCCATACGACCTGGATTATGGAAAGATGAAGCTCCTCACAGTGGCATCTGTTCTTTCGATGAAGCCTAAAGTGTTAGTCCTAGATGAGCCCACAACGGGGCAAGACCACGCGGGAAGGCATCTTCTAGCGAGCCTCGTCAAAAAGCTTAACAGGGAAGGCTTTACAATCGCCATAATCACCCATGACATGCGATTTGTAGCTGAAGTGGCACCACGAACTGTCCTTATAGCTGACGGGCAGAAAATTCTCGATGGTCCCACGCGGGAAGTCCTCTATACCGTAGATGTCCTTAAAAAAGCAGCTATTAAGCCGCCCCAGATAGTGCAACTCTCCCTTGCTCTCCGCGAGCACGGGTTCTCCTTCTCATCCCTAACGCTTCAAGAAATGCTCGATGAAATGCGGAAGCTCATAAAGAACCCATGA
- a CDS encoding ABC transporter ATP-binding protein, producing the protein MSEYALELRDIRKVYKTATEEIEVLKGITLKIREGELATIMGPSGSGKSTLLSIAGGLDKPTSGRVIVGGVDITDMNEEELTRVRARKIGFVFQSFNLIRNYTALENVMLPLLFTGIFNVKEAKEIAIRALEVVGLKNHANKFPNQLSGGQQQRVAIARALAPNPDIILMDEPTGSLDVDTAARVLSLVKWLNDAFGQTIIIVTHNPEIAELSTRTYYIRAGAIYEEPPKRTLTEIVKEIKSSGSSGDIKKIQLEMLKLKLEALERALKEDRIDPTLIEAEVNSLEHRINRLEKAL; encoded by the coding sequence GTGAGTGAGTACGCATTAGAGCTGAGAGATATAAGGAAAGTCTACAAGACAGCTACAGAGGAGATAGAGGTTCTTAAAGGGATTACCCTAAAAATAAGAGAAGGAGAATTAGCCACAATCATGGGGCCCTCCGGGAGCGGTAAAAGCACCCTTCTCTCGATCGCTGGAGGTTTGGACAAGCCAACCAGCGGACGCGTCATAGTGGGGGGCGTGGATATAACCGACATGAACGAGGAGGAACTAACTAGAGTTAGAGCTCGCAAGATAGGCTTTGTCTTCCAGTCCTTCAACCTTATTCGAAACTACACCGCTCTAGAGAACGTCATGCTCCCCCTACTCTTCACAGGGATATTCAACGTTAAGGAGGCTAAGGAGATAGCCATACGTGCATTGGAGGTTGTAGGTTTGAAAAACCACGCAAACAAATTTCCAAACCAGCTTAGCGGCGGACAACAGCAACGCGTAGCAATAGCCCGGGCATTAGCACCGAACCCAGACATAATACTCATGGACGAACCAACCGGTAGCCTTGACGTTGACACAGCCGCCAGAGTGTTATCCCTTGTGAAGTGGCTTAATGATGCTTTTGGTCAGACAATAATCATCGTAACACACAACCCTGAAATAGCTGAGCTGTCCACACGAACCTACTATATAAGGGCAGGCGCTATATACGAGGAGCCCCCCAAGCGTACCTTAACTGAGATAGTAAAAGAGATTAAATCCTCAGGGAGTTCGGGTGACATTAAGAAGATCCAGTTAGAGATGCTGAAATTAAAACTAGAAGCCCTTGAGAGAGCTTTAAAAGAGGACCGCATCGACCCTACACTTATAGAGGCTGAGGTTAACTCGCTCGAACATCGTATAAATAGGCTGGAGAAGGCTCTATAG
- a CDS encoding energy-coupling factor ABC transporter ATP-binding protein, which yields MGQRGNEKVIIVENLTYAYPTSKDFVLKKVNFEVHRGEVLAILGPNGSGKSTLCKSLNGLVPHFYGGRYGGKVIIDGQEVLNTSVSQLATKVGLVFQDPEDQISGLALTVWEEVAFGLMMLGKPKEEIRQRVEEAIRYVGLEGLEKRSPFELSGGQMQRLAIATVLALRPEVIVMDEPTAQLDPIGKFEVLSVIEKLANEGSTIVIAEHEIEEVAYFADKALVLFNGEVIAYGPVREVLRKVDELKSIGIDPPSVTELAHAIKKELGLEAEYPITLEEAVKIYSELLGVS from the coding sequence TTGGGACAACGTGGGAACGAGAAGGTAATAATAGTTGAAAATCTCACTTATGCATACCCGACGAGCAAGGACTTTGTGCTCAAAAAGGTGAACTTCGAGGTTCATAGAGGGGAGGTGCTAGCTATTCTCGGCCCAAACGGGTCAGGGAAGTCCACTTTATGCAAGTCGTTGAATGGCCTCGTGCCTCACTTTTATGGAGGGAGATATGGAGGCAAAGTGATCATAGATGGCCAGGAGGTTTTAAACACAAGTGTCTCGCAGCTGGCGACAAAGGTAGGGCTTGTATTTCAAGACCCTGAAGATCAGATTTCAGGGCTGGCTCTGACCGTCTGGGAGGAGGTCGCCTTTGGCCTCATGATGCTAGGAAAGCCTAAGGAGGAGATCAGACAGAGAGTTGAAGAAGCAATCAGGTATGTCGGCTTAGAAGGCCTAGAGAAAAGATCGCCGTTTGAGCTCTCGGGCGGACAAATGCAGAGGCTAGCTATAGCTACAGTGCTCGCACTACGACCAGAAGTGATAGTCATGGACGAGCCCACAGCTCAGCTCGATCCCATCGGGAAGTTCGAGGTTCTTTCCGTCATTGAGAAGTTAGCTAATGAGGGCTCCACTATTGTCATAGCGGAGCACGAAATCGAGGAGGTCGCGTATTTCGCTGATAAAGCACTCGTTCTCTTTAACGGAGAAGTAATTGCTTATGGACCGGTCAGAGAAGTACTAAGGAAAGTCGATGAGTTGAAGTCAATTGGAATTGATCCTCCTAGCGTTACCGAGCTTGCCCATGCGATAAAGAAGGAGCTTGGCTTGGAAGCTGAATACCCAATTACATTGGAAGAAGCTGTTAAAATATACAGTGAACTCCTGGGTGTTAGCTGA
- a CDS encoding phosphoenolpyruvate carboxykinase (ATP), giving the protein MSSKIIPPVDELTPQLFRETFQRIIELKRKAGVKPILDNPQDLRERAKLYATEYRNGALGWASNIWSRSAANTVIVEKDEDLRVEHKQLMLRVLEHILAQGPLIKVDGYYGRPGTKVQMHTRVYVDPQFPDLAYRWSQLVFPAPPDGVPEAELFVIPHYLGNPLIPGTNRLMAILVFPQHNLSIITLSSYQGEIKKGALRHWIYHVYKKGCTGEHAALREFTVRTIDNEWRRVTLVIWGLTGSGKSTHGFYTWTERNSKIYLEKFGLNPLEYVRDQKIRNDDIVAICEDRVYGSERGAWVKTEDLTPEQEAMWNACSSPRALHENTEFNSEGNPSFEGVLFQYFGMLNRNARSVVYLEDTSYFDGQVDSDGPMNTAVFLSPGYFTDYAWVKLNKPEFIAKALADGRTVGHPAQARELVGRVRFVPRYSEFTIGVGDDAHVLRFYEFLKKWESKGHRVEVFMWNTTGRIVAEYKWGEVKVGERTLRIPEPVLQIKDGVPKPVGGTRPTIEETEFFLLQATRGAVKWKPHPVWGEKVLVPAEVPGIPSERLKELDPTSYLSLDEFRELLKAQVEYSKLILSQLGLKLPPEVLHAMDF; this is encoded by the coding sequence ATGAGCTCGAAGATAATTCCTCCTGTGGATGAACTCACTCCCCAGCTTTTTAGGGAAACTTTTCAACGTATAATTGAGTTGAAGAGGAAAGCGGGAGTTAAACCTATCCTCGATAACCCCCAGGATCTACGTGAGAGAGCTAAGCTGTATGCCACAGAATACAGGAACGGCGCTCTGGGATGGGCGAGCAATATCTGGAGTAGATCGGCGGCTAATACCGTCATAGTGGAGAAGGATGAAGATCTGAGAGTAGAGCATAAGCAGTTGATGCTCAGGGTTCTTGAGCACATTCTAGCCCAGGGTCCACTTATAAAGGTAGATGGATACTATGGACGCCCAGGGACGAAGGTTCAGATGCATACAAGGGTTTACGTTGACCCGCAATTCCCTGATCTCGCTTATAGGTGGAGCCAACTAGTGTTCCCTGCCCCTCCCGACGGTGTACCCGAAGCCGAGCTCTTTGTTATACCCCACTATCTTGGAAATCCTCTTATACCAGGGACAAACAGACTCATGGCTATTCTTGTATTCCCGCAACACAACCTATCTATAATAACCCTCTCAAGCTATCAGGGCGAAATAAAGAAAGGTGCACTGAGGCACTGGATATATCACGTCTACAAAAAGGGCTGTACTGGGGAACATGCGGCTCTAAGGGAGTTCACCGTTAGAACTATAGATAACGAATGGAGGCGGGTGACTCTTGTTATCTGGGGGTTGACGGGTTCAGGAAAGTCTACGCATGGTTTCTATACGTGGACCGAGCGTAACTCTAAAATCTATCTTGAAAAGTTCGGGCTAAATCCCCTAGAGTATGTACGGGACCAGAAAATTAGAAACGACGACATAGTGGCTATATGTGAGGATAGAGTCTACGGCTCAGAGAGAGGGGCATGGGTTAAGACTGAGGATCTTACACCTGAACAGGAAGCAATGTGGAATGCTTGTAGCAGCCCCAGAGCATTGCACGAGAACACGGAGTTCAACAGTGAAGGTAATCCCAGCTTCGAAGGAGTATTGTTTCAATACTTCGGCATGCTCAACAGGAATGCGAGATCAGTAGTATATTTGGAGGACACCAGTTATTTTGACGGACAGGTTGACTCAGACGGGCCCATGAATACGGCTGTATTCCTCTCACCGGGATACTTCACAGACTACGCCTGGGTAAAGCTTAACAAACCCGAATTTATCGCAAAGGCACTTGCGGACGGTAGAACTGTCGGGCACCCTGCTCAGGCACGGGAACTTGTCGGGAGAGTTAGGTTTGTACCACGTTACTCCGAATTCACCATTGGCGTTGGGGACGATGCACACGTCTTGAGATTCTACGAGTTTTTGAAAAAATGGGAGAGCAAGGGACATAGAGTCGAGGTCTTTATGTGGAATACAACCGGGAGAATAGTAGCTGAGTATAAATGGGGAGAAGTGAAAGTTGGTGAGAGGACTCTTCGAATCCCTGAACCAGTACTTCAGATAAAGGATGGTGTCCCTAAACCTGTAGGCGGAACCAGGCCTACGATAGAGGAAACTGAGTTCTTCCTGTTGCAGGCAACCAGAGGTGCTGTTAAGTGGAAGCCTCATCCAGTTTGGGGAGAAAAAGTTTTGGTACCCGCTGAGGTGCCGGGTATACCCTCTGAAAGGCTGAAGGAACTTGACCCTACAAGTTATCTATCATTGGATGAATTTCGGGAGCTGCTCAAGGCACAGGTAGAGTACAGTAAACTTATACTGAGTCAGCTTGGCCTCAAACTACCCCCTGAAGTGCTTCATGCGATGGACTTCTAG
- a CDS encoding FAD-binding oxidoreductase, whose protein sequence is MGEEHFPKERLIEKLESEFPGRVARDKTTLRLYSRDYWPLALLKETRGEELPLPLGVVWPESVEEVSRIIKLCNDYRIPFVPYAGGSGVIGGTICKDCIVIDVKRMNKVISFSEEDAIVVVESGILLKKLEDFLNSRGFTLRHIPQSFPEAALGGLIATMSTGQFSTKYGGIEELVLDLEVVTPDGSIIPLRKNTVPRAATGPNLKYLLIGSEGQLGVITKAVLRVFRLPKNQWKNSYAFPDFESGLKAMRELMLSGLTPAVARLYDREDASLRFHHDRDILLLIFEEDNERLLSVKTEESERIIKNYGGVAIGSEPVEKWLKMRFDVISELKKLVVPLNLWFDTIETAATWSALPRVYRVFKERVKKVKGVYAVLAHASHFYTTGACIYFTLTYEANEETYWRMWEEAMKTLLETGATISHHHGIGLLRKKWVRDELGDTLEYLKRIKRCLDPNNVSNPGKWLGE, encoded by the coding sequence ATGGGAGAAGAACATTTTCCTAAAGAGAGACTTATAGAGAAACTTGAATCAGAGTTCCCTGGACGAGTTGCACGGGACAAGACTACACTTAGGCTATACAGCAGGGACTATTGGCCGTTAGCTTTATTGAAGGAGACGAGGGGCGAGGAACTGCCTCTACCTTTAGGGGTTGTGTGGCCCGAGTCCGTTGAGGAAGTCTCGAGGATAATTAAACTGTGTAACGATTATAGGATCCCATTTGTCCCATATGCCGGAGGGTCTGGAGTCATAGGAGGAACGATTTGTAAGGACTGCATAGTTATAGACGTGAAGAGGATGAACAAGGTTATCTCTTTCTCAGAGGAGGATGCTATAGTTGTAGTGGAGTCGGGTATTCTTCTCAAAAAGCTAGAAGATTTCTTAAACTCTAGGGGCTTTACACTGAGACATATTCCCCAATCATTTCCAGAAGCCGCCCTTGGCGGTTTGATAGCAACCATGAGCACAGGCCAGTTCAGCACTAAGTACGGAGGCATAGAGGAACTCGTATTGGACTTGGAGGTCGTAACCCCTGATGGCTCAATCATTCCTTTGAGGAAAAACACTGTTCCCAGAGCTGCAACAGGTCCCAATCTTAAATACCTACTTATAGGAAGTGAGGGACAGCTCGGTGTAATCACTAAAGCCGTTTTAAGGGTTTTCAGACTACCTAAAAATCAATGGAAGAATTCTTATGCATTTCCCGACTTCGAGTCAGGTCTAAAGGCGATGCGTGAGTTGATGCTCTCGGGTTTGACGCCTGCGGTTGCCCGATTGTATGATAGGGAAGATGCTTCGCTAAGATTCCACCACGATAGGGACATCCTCCTCCTCATATTCGAGGAAGATAACGAGAGACTCCTAAGCGTAAAGACTGAGGAGTCCGAAAGAATCATTAAGAATTACGGAGGCGTAGCTATTGGTTCCGAGCCGGTTGAAAAGTGGCTTAAAATGCGCTTTGACGTTATCTCAGAGTTGAAGAAACTTGTCGTACCACTTAATCTATGGTTCGACACCATAGAGACTGCAGCAACCTGGAGCGCCCTGCCCCGCGTTTACCGGGTTTTCAAGGAAAGAGTCAAGAAAGTCAAGGGAGTGTACGCGGTTCTTGCACATGCCTCCCACTTCTATACAACTGGAGCCTGCATCTATTTTACCTTGACATATGAGGCTAATGAAGAAACGTATTGGAGAATGTGGGAGGAAGCCATGAAGACTCTTTTGGAGACAGGAGCCACGATTAGCCACCATCATGGAATCGGGTTACTGAGGAAGAAATGGGTTAGAGATGAACTTGGAGACACGCTTGAATACCTTAAAAGGATAAAGCGTTGCCTTGATCCAAATAACGTCTCGAACCCAGGAAAGTGGCTCGGTGAATAA
- a CDS encoding nitroreductase family protein, whose translation MLFELLLTRRSIRNFQEKDVPEELIVKAIDIARHAPSARNTQPWRVLIIRSRDLLDKLSRVAPGARPLSRAPLGIGVVVMPEESPLTFMIDGSIFTTYLWLALTSLGLGAVWINTLRWPQYAEILGIPEDEVLLAILAAGFPAESPAPRPRKKLEDLLTWL comes from the coding sequence ATGTTATTCGAGCTCTTGCTGACCCGAAGGAGCATCCGGAACTTTCAGGAGAAGGATGTTCCGGAAGAACTAATTGTGAAGGCTATAGATATTGCTAGGCATGCGCCAAGTGCTAGAAACACACAGCCCTGGAGGGTTTTAATAATACGAAGCCGAGACCTTCTGGACAAGCTCTCAAGGGTTGCTCCAGGAGCCAGACCTTTATCAAGAGCACCGCTAGGAATAGGCGTCGTCGTAATGCCTGAGGAATCTCCTTTAACGTTCATGATAGACGGGTCGATCTTCACCACATACCTATGGCTTGCTCTTACTTCTCTAGGGCTAGGAGCGGTGTGGATAAACACCTTAAGATGGCCCCAGTATGCTGAAATCCTGGGTATACCCGAGGATGAAGTGCTTCTCGCCATCCTGGCAGCAGGTTTTCCAGCTGAGTCCCCCGCCCCCAGACCACGTAAGAAACTCGAGGATCTCTTAACGTGGTTGTAA
- a CDS encoding ABC transporter permease produces MSRQSLLFVALKFVERDILFKKLIATLTILAIASGVATFISLRILSVGSRTAAQSIVEQVLPGEVVVYGQGLYDVSEDVLNEIKRIPGVKDVTPAILVTGYIGRNAVFVLGVRPEDIKNVVSKVVNGSVFNTLAGPYAIADVGLAKKLDLKVGDKVTVKPPYGSFFRQYEIIGIAEVTMKIEEIGAAGGYIILPLREAQTLLGRPGYVSMAVVKVEEGVDPVAVKNLISVIYPGSRVMMREEVIGVVFKVMSLIEGLLLSTTLVGLAVAVFGTTSTITSTVREHQREIAIMRTQGASRRSVATIFIMEALIYGVTGGLLGLVFGVLGAQVGIGIVASYGFLNPPLILEPLTLLLGVTLATLLSVVSSLYPIWRATSIRPVEVLKSE; encoded by the coding sequence GTGTCTAGACAGAGCTTACTGTTCGTGGCGTTAAAATTCGTCGAAAGGGACATACTCTTCAAGAAACTAATAGCTACACTCACAATCCTAGCGATAGCAAGCGGTGTAGCAACATTCATTTCTCTTAGGATTCTAAGCGTAGGGAGCCGCACAGCAGCTCAAAGCATAGTGGAGCAAGTTCTACCTGGAGAAGTTGTGGTCTATGGCCAGGGTTTATACGATGTCTCAGAAGATGTCTTAAACGAGATAAAGAGGATTCCAGGCGTAAAGGATGTAACGCCTGCAATCCTAGTCACAGGCTATATTGGTAGAAACGCTGTCTTCGTGTTAGGGGTGAGGCCCGAGGATATTAAAAATGTTGTTTCAAAGGTTGTTAACGGCTCCGTCTTCAATACACTCGCTGGTCCTTACGCGATTGCCGACGTCGGACTTGCAAAAAAACTAGACTTAAAAGTCGGTGATAAGGTTACAGTTAAACCACCCTATGGAAGCTTCTTTAGACAGTACGAGATTATAGGAATAGCAGAAGTCACGATGAAGATAGAGGAGATAGGTGCAGCCGGCGGCTATATAATCCTCCCTCTGCGCGAAGCCCAAACCCTCCTTGGGAGACCGGGTTATGTGAGCATGGCCGTTGTAAAAGTAGAGGAGGGGGTTGACCCAGTAGCCGTGAAGAACCTCATATCCGTGATATACCCTGGCTCCCGCGTTATGATGCGGGAAGAAGTTATCGGCGTAGTTTTTAAAGTTATGTCACTTATAGAGGGACTATTATTATCAACAACCCTAGTCGGTCTAGCCGTAGCCGTTTTCGGAACCACGAGCACCATCACCTCCACTGTGCGGGAACATCAACGAGAGATAGCAATTATGAGAACACAAGGTGCTAGTAGGCGCAGCGTGGCAACGATATTCATAATGGAGGCACTCATATATGGTGTGACGGGGGGCCTTCTAGGGCTTGTATTCGGAGTTCTTGGTGCACAAGTCGGTATAGGCATTGTAGCTTCATACGGTTTCCTTAACCCTCCCCTGATCCTTGAGCCTCTAACTCTCCTTCTAGGAGTAACTCTCGCAACTCTTCTTAGCGTCGTTTCATCTTTGTACCCAATATGGCGCGCCACGTCTATTAGACCTGTAGAGGTGTTGAAGAGTGAGTGA